DNA sequence from the Pogona vitticeps strain Pit_001003342236 chromosome 11, PviZW2.1, whole genome shotgun sequence genome:
ttggggggggggggaaggccagaAAGAGTTGGTTGTTATCATGGATCCAGggagcaagattaatatttgcaaagaactggaacAGCAACAAACAAATCAGTCTTGAAGATGGGGAggaagaaatgtggagtttagcaatGAACAATAAGTTAACCTGTGCaatcaaaagaaggagaagaacgGTAAAATCTAACAATTGCAAAGATGTAATGGCATTTATACTTGGAGTATGTCTTTTTGAAAGGGAAAGGCTATAGGCCAGCAGAAGAACCCATGcatttttggagaggaatggggtAAAAAGGGGTGCAAATGGATATTATGGGTTGGCTAGTCCCAAAGGTGAAGGTGACACAAGTGGGAAAAGTTTATTGTGTATTGTGTGTTGTCCCCAttgagtttgtattttagttttaattttattatttgcaattttctttttgtatttttttttaaaaaaacatgttatttAACACCAGctccagccattttttaaaatgcaggccTCCATATTCACACCCATAGTCAGAAGGAGCGTCCTGTTTGTGACATCGAGCGAGGCAGGCGTCGGGCTGCTCAGCTGTGCCAGTCCTTCTGAAAGGCAGGAGAAATTCTGGGACAGGAGTCCGGGGCCTTTAATTGAGCAGCCATGCTACCATTTGTTTTAACagtatacatggattttttttaaaaaaaaatcttcaaatagAATGAGTAAGGTATAAAGTTTCTAGTCCATAGTGCATTGCAGTGCAAGAGACTTAAATGCCATTATTACCCTGTTAGAGTGGGAGGGAGGGTTAAACTCTTCATGGTGGCTTAAACCCTGGAGGTGTGTAGGTGTGAAAGGGTTCTGTCCCATCCAGGTGTAGCCCAAGAGATTCTGCGGCCTGAGGCAGTGCAGCAAaaaaccctctccccccccccaagggaaggTGCCTTGGGGTCTAAAGCAGGTCTATTCCTCTTGGCCTGTGTGGCAACAAATCTGTGCATCAccgattttaaaaaagcaacaatagcaaactaaaaaaaaaaaaaaaaagatttactgCCTTCCTAGGTCATCCGATGCCTGTCTCCCTCTGCTTCATGGCAGAGCTAGGCCTGGTTTCATGCAGGTGCAGATTCTGAGGGGGGAGGCTTGTCTGGACACATCATGAAAGAAAATTAGGAGAAACCGATGGGGAGAGATGGATTTCCTATCGCCTTAGGACTCTTTTATCTGGGGGGGATGGCTTCCAAGCCCCCCACTgatgctgaaaaaaaatgcagacattctattttaatagtgaatgctgtacataacatggtctctggttccctcgggtggccagttctggtaaccacatcgttaaaaacagaaatatattgggtttttaaaaatatttttaatattttcagaccatggataagtgaatctatGGATCCTGATCTTgtggataaggggggggggggggtccctacTGTGCTAACTGGCTTTTCCTCTGTTTCTAGAATGGGCTGCTGTTCTGACTTGTGCCATGCTGGTGGCCTCCCTGTGCCTTTCCACCGTCGTCTGCTGCTGCACCTTTCGCTGGTCGAGGTCCCACCCTCCCCTGGCTGGGTCTCCGTACGTGCAGTGGATCCAGCTGGAGGAGTCTGAGCCTTCTGCACAAGCCCCAAGCTCTCCAGAGCCCTTCCCCTCTCCAGCGGCCGAGGGTCCCCGGGGCGACACGGACCAGCCCCCTCCCTCACCCATCGTGCAGGTTCACCGGACGCAGGCGGAGACCTCGGATGACGAGGCAACCCCTGGGCCTCTGGTGCACCGGAACGTCCCACGCCGTGCTGGGCCGCCCGGCTTGGAAACGGAACAATCTGCAGAGCAGTGATGTAGGAAGCGAGCAGAGACGTGTTGGACCTGGAGGAAGACAATCCCACGCTAGCTAGACCACCATGGCTGCTTCTAGGATTTGGGAAAGGAATCGTTCTTGTTCAGGTTGAAGGATCTGCATCCACTCTCTTCAGAGGGCATTAAAACATTTTCGATACTCAACGTGCATACTATCAGCCCCGCTAACAGGGCTGCAGGAACGGACCTGATTCTTTGCCTAGCCTGGAAATCGCCTTAAGTTAGGCCGATGGTCTTATGGGTCAGCATCCTGGATCCCCCTCTGAAACAGTTAATGCTCAATAGTTAATGGTCAGTGAGTTCTTGCTTGAGAGAAATGGTGTGCCCACCAACGGTTAATAACGCTTTTGTGTCTTTTCAGATAGCTTTCTCCTCCTTGACCCTTTCCCAGTAGATGTCAGAGGGAGACAGTATATCAACCAGTTTGACTTAtggaatattttccatattttaaagTCAGGGGCTGCTtcaagggggggaaggggagaacaaCATGTGACCCTCCAGGCAcggttggacttcaactcccagcattcctcactgcTGTCTTTGACGGCAACGGCTCATTGGAGCTGGAGCAGAATGGCTGCTGGAGGCTCATTGAAGCAGAAAAGGGCGACAGGGAGCATCGCTCTGTTTTTCCTCGTGATGCTAAGGAGCGCTTTTCCAGCTCTGCGTCCCGAAGCAAGTAGCCTCATTGGATGTGTGTAGGATGATTCAAGCGGCATCTAAAATGCCGGTAGAGGATAAAGCTGTGGCCATTCCTGCGATGGGGAGAACTAGTTCTGTCTCACCAGATCTGGGAATCCACCCTTGGACCAATGACATTTGGAGCTTGTCTTAACACTGCCAACGTTGCAGGAAAAGTGGAGTGCATATCTATCTACCACCGTGGCTTccaaccttaggtctccagatgttcttggaccacaactcccagaagtcctggtcaGCACAGCCGGGGTGAAGGCTccagggagttttagtccaagaacatctggaggcccaaggtggggaacctctGGTTTACAGTATGCAACACAGCAGTGTAGAAAATGCACAGGTTATCTTTATTCTGCTGGAACCTTTGTTcttaaaacattttcttctcctttattCTGGGCTAGTTTACTAGTGGACAGCGAGGGCTGTTCCTCCTGAAACTTCATTTCATGTTGGAATAAAGTAGGGCCATGTTTGGAGGAGAATCGGTTTTCTGCCTTCTGTAGTCAGGCTTTTAACATGTTTCTGTGCATTGCGCTGAAGAGGTGAGCGAGGCGGGCATCAAGACACCCTCCCCAAAGGACCTGCTCGTTGTGATGCTTGAAGTTGTTTTTCAACATAGATCATTGTTGTGTTTATCCATGCACGGTTTGTTAATAAAGACAATAAAAAGTGGGCATTTGGTTTTCCTTCTGGGGTTTGTTCCGCTTGAGATCAGAACTGGATtgatggatttgatttgatttatatacagtaccacCCCATTACTGCAATGCATTAttctgggggcggggggagattTACAACCATAACACAACAGTCAATcaaatttaaataaaacacacagagaacagccattctcaaagaGGCATACATTGCAACTTGAGTGCCGAACGTGAAGCATATCGAGAAGAATCAGGCGGGGTTACAGAAAAGCACATCTAAAGAGAAGAATAACTGCTGTGAATATCTTTTGCATGTTTGGCCTacaaattctccaagaattctgggaatagCAGCCCAAAAACTGAAGCTTGCCCTCCTGGGGGCTTTGCACCCATAGAGAAGGGATTTTAATTACCTGCACTGTCGGCTTTCCCGATCTATTCTTCCTATTGGGATTTGTGAAAGAAAGCGGGGGGGGCGGGAAGAAAACTGTTGTAgcctttctgggagttgtagtttggcTGTCCATTATGTTCCATAGAAGGCGCCTCCCAAAGAATTACAACTCCTAAGAAACACCGTGGCAGTTTTCATTCAATCTCTCCTCCACGTTCCTCATTACACAAACTTTTATTGGAGTTCATGGTTCCATATTCTGGATGGAATGCCACTGAAGCTGTGCACCACCTTAGGGCCCTCTCAGGCCTGTCTATCTGCTAATATCTTTACGAGCAGCAGAAGACCCCTGGGTGTAGCTAGGTATGGCTCTTTGCTTGCCTGCTGCTAGGTCCATTTGATGGTTGCCACAGCTTTTCCCCCACCGCTGAGTGCTGTGCCTTCTGCCCCACAGGCCCCAGTGAGGGCGAACCAccccatcccagagtgcaggacacatcataatgggcGCAAgcaacaagaagccagatttaggctgaatatcagggagaaaaaacttcttaactgttagagcagtacgacgatagAACCTTGCAGGtgttgagcgctccaatgctggaggcagtcaggagaaaattggaccaccctattgtccgatctgctttgattaggattcctgcactgaacaggaggTTGCGACTCGATGGCCTTCCAACGCCCGGATTCTAGGATTCCGAAGGAACAGCGCCTCTCGATCATTACTCAACACTCAACTTTATCGTGACTCATGCTAAATTTAACTGCTTCATGTTTTAATAAAGTAGGACTACATTAATGAATATCTCTTTAATGTATTATGAGTTCTGATCTAAAACTGAGTTTATGTTTTTTGTGGTTAGCGATTTTTCTTTGCTGTCTGGCATTTGTCCTATAATTGTTTATTGCTaaagtaaacattttaagaaatgtgtattttaaatggTAGGTCGGTAGGCAGTTTACGGTACTTGGGCGCTCTCTGCCCAAGGATGGTGACAACTGAGAAACCCCCCGTATCTTCCTATTCCATTAGTATATGCTGTTATTCCGTGACATGCGTTTGTGGATGCTTCTTCGGTGCCTGCCCACGTGGGCTAAAACCTTTGAACCCAAAATAGAACTGCGACAGAGGAAATGCACCCTGGCTTCTTAAGCCAAGAGAAACCGTGTGAAATTCCGACAGACTTCAGGTCCAAGTAGACTCAAAGAGGATGGGCATCTTACTAAGGTGCAGTCCCGTTGAAAAGAGGAGGTTTCCTTCCACGTAGAAATTGGGAGGCTCTTGGCCAGGAGGAATCGGGGCCCTGGAGAGGGAGCCCTGGTAGGTTCCTCAGGTGGAGGCGCTTTGGGTCATTTCCTAGCACTGGAGGGCAAACGGAGAAGTGCTGGCGGGCCTGGATCAGAGCCGAGTCAGCTGAGAGGTGTTGAGCCTGTCGGCTGCCATAAAGGCTGAGGAGAGACTCAGGATGTCAGACGGACGTGGGACCATCAGGTTGTTTAGGGACATTTTGGGAGAAGGAGgtgtggttttgtgttttttgttttttacttccGAGGGTTGGAATGCACACAACTGTGCTGTGTGCTCTACTGCTCCCCCAGCTGCTGGCTGCTGGCTGGACCGCAAGGGTGGGCGATGGATGCTACTGCCCACTCAGAGAGGACCCCTCCCTCTCCTGGAGCCGGTGCCCGAAGGAGCCCAACAGGGAGGATGCCCAGGGCTGCAGGGAGCCTTGTCACCCTCCCAATGGCGGTTCAAGGGAGGGGTCTCCTCTCCAGCATCAACGGTGCCCCCGGGTTGCCCTCCTCCAAGCCAGCTTCGCCACCCCGCCCGGAACCACCGTGCCGGCCAATGACAAGCCAGTTCCTGGTAAGTCCCTACTTTTGGTAGAGTCTGACATAGGACCtctttatctgcaggatcagtacccGCTGATTCCCTTATCCACACCCTGAACATATTCTAGGAGAAAactcctagaaatatgtatttctaaagacaaagttaccagaactggtcattaGCAGAGCCGGAGAATGGGCCACGTATAGCGTTTGGCATTAAAACAGTGTTTGCTATGACACACATTGTTCAGCATCCATGGGGCGGGAGGAGTTTGgaactgaaccccccccccacggatACAGGGGTCTGATTTTACAAAACCCAGTTTGGATGGCTATCTTTGGCTCGCCCTGCTGAAGGGCGAAGGGATTCTGGTGCTCATGAAGGAAGGGGTGAAGGAAATGGGATGCCAGGGAGGGGCCTCAGACACCTGCCAACTGGAGGccctcttctgtttttttgtgatttccaGACTGGGCGGCCTTCTGCTCGTTCATCGCCAT
Encoded proteins:
- the LOC144584477 gene encoding uncharacterized protein LOC144584477 isoform X1, with protein sequence MVERAWLCGLVVLLWAEGDACLESRGPTDREWLNPTDSLGNHQHSPIPYQWAAVLTCAMLVASLCLSTVVCCCTFRWSRSHPPLAGSPYVQWIQLEESEPSAQAPSSPEPFPSPAAEGPRGDTDQPPPSPIVQVHRTQAETSDDEATPGPLVHRNVPRRAGPPGLETEQSAEQ
- the LOC144584477 gene encoding uncharacterized protein LOC144584477 isoform X2 — protein: MAGAWLCPLLVMLWTPGDDSVATEGPLYPDWQRPTDAMPTTEPSPRYHKWAAVLTCAMLVASLCLSTVVCCCTFRWSRSHPPLAGSPYVQWIQLEESEPSAQAPSSPEPFPSPAAEGPRGDTDQPPPSPIVQVHRTQAETSDDEATPGPLVHRNVPRRAGPPGLETEQSAEQ